In Fragaria vesca subsp. vesca unplaced genomic scaffold, FraVesHawaii_1.0 scf0513160_u, whole genome shotgun sequence, a single window of DNA contains:
- the LOC101306592 gene encoding endoplasmic reticulum metallopeptidase 1-like, which translates to MAAGDASGFKFLLFLVAIYGLLAVLVHSILHMRFITPLEIDAPLDRFSEARAVEHIRVLAKDIDSRQEGSPGLREAARYITAQLEMLKERAGPNLRVEIEETVVNGTFNMLFLGYSISLGYRNHTNIVMRISSVDSQDSDASVLLNGHFDSPLGSPGASDCGSCVASMLEIARLIVDSGWVPPQPVIFLFNGAEELFLLGSHGFMKTHKWRETIGAFINVEASGIGGPDLVCQSGPSSWPSQIYAQSAVYPMAHSAAQDVFPVVPGDTDFRIFSEDYGDIPGLDIIFLLGGYFYHTSFDTVERLLPGSIQARGENLFSILRAFTNSSKLQNTLERHSNLSTTKQQEVGRAVFFDYLTWFMIYYSRKVAMVLHHIPIGIFLAMPFFSQKQNSGLLSWFATFSSFVKGMLFHAAGVVLAIVIPVIFSILRLLFTSRAMNWFAHPYLAYLMFTPCALVGLLIPRFVWSSFPLTQEASVVKSLKEALSDEARFWGAFGLYATITLAYLYAGLSGGFLTFSLAVSMLLGWILYCLSVKLFGRKSLRSTLIYMLPILPCLAYSVYFGAFLVQFLIEKMGMMGALPPPYGYFVPDIVLAAVVGLVTSWSVGPLIPICGRWLARSSILQVLLHLTVLGLALSSQFFPYSTAAPKRVIFQHTFLTEDANHVVESSYDFSVVDSNSLLFLFKHAPEVAKELHISSELSFETAKSSHRGTWMGLFPVSHLFTRSLKFPASSDGILKQYGQFPHLSSYKPHTVFGEESRRIYLELFLGSLEEVWVAVLNITGPLSSWSFADNTLPATETSDGGPPSYICRLSGASPENWSFWLEANSSEELRVEVAVVDQYMVDDAKKLKGLFPEWVDVVAYSGFLSSYIF; encoded by the exons ATGGCCGCCGGCGACGCGTCCGGCTTCAAGTTCCTGCTCTTTCTTGTCGCCATTTACGGCCTCCTCGCCGTGCTCGTCCACTCGATTCTCCACATGCGCTTCATTACGCCGCTTGAGATCGACGCGCCGCTCGATCGCTTCTCCGAGGCTCGCGCCGTCGAGCACATCCGTGTCTTGGCCAAAGACATCGATAGCCGCCAG GAAGGGAGTCCTGGATTAAGAGAAGCTGCTCGATACATTACAGCGCAGTTGGAAATGTTGAAGGAGCGAGCTGGACCTAATCTTAG AGTTGAGATAGAAGAGACGGTTGTGAATGGCACATTTAATATGCTGTTTTTAGGCTATAGCATATCTCTGGGATACAGGAACCACACAAACATTGTGATGAG AATATCATCAGTAGATTCACAAGACTCTGATGCGTCAGTATTGTTGAATGGCCATTTTGATAGTCCACTTGGTTCTCCAGGTGCAAGTGATTGTGGTTCATGTGTAG CATCGATGCTGGAAATAGCAAGACTTATTGTGGACTCTGGATGGGTTCCCCCTCAGcctgttatttttctttttaatggTGCAGAAGAGCTCTTTTTGCTG GGGTCTCATGGCTTCATGAAGACACATAAATGGCGTGAAACTATTGGAGCTTTTATAAATGTGGAAGCGTCGGGGATAGGCGGTCCTG ATTTAGTTTGCCAATCAGGACCTAGTTCTTGGCCTTCTCAGATCTATGCTCAATCAGCAGTATATCCCATGGCACATAGTGCAGCTCAG GATGTTTTTCCTGTTGTTCCTGGAGATACAGATTTTCGAATATTTTCTGAAGACTATGGTGACATCCCTGGCTTGGATATTATCTTTCTCCTTGGTGGTTATTTTTATCATACATCCTTCGATACAGTGGAGAGACTATT ACCTGGAAGTATACAAGCTCGTGGAGAAAATCTATTTAGCATACTTAGAGCGTTCACCAATTCTTCTAAGCTACAAAATACGCTTGAAAGACATTCTAATTTATCAACTACCAAGCAGCAGGAGGTTGGACGTGctgttttctttgattatttaaCATGGTTCATG ATATACTATTCTCGGAAGGTAGCTATGGTACTTCACCATATTCCTATTGGCATCTTCCTGGCTATGCCATTTTTCTCACAAAAGCAGAATTCTGGACTCCTATCTTGGTTTGCTACTTTCAGCAGTTTTGTAAAAG GAATGCTATTTCATGCTGCTGGGGTTGTTCTAGCAATTGTAATTCCGGTTATCTTTTCCATCCTGAGATTGTTGTTTACTAGTCGTGCAATGAACTG GTTTGCTCATCCATATTTGGCTTATTTGATGTTCACACCCTGCGCTCTTGTTGGTCTGTTAATACCAAGATTTGTTTGGAGTAGCTTTCCCCTCACTCAAGAGGCATCAGTTGTCAAGTCTTTAAAAGAA GCTTTATCTGATGAAGCAAGGTTCTGGGGAGCATTTGGATTATACGCTACAATAACGCTG GCTTATCTGTATGCTGGGTTGAGCGGGGGCTTCTTGACTTTTTCACTGGCCGTGTCTATGCTTCTTGGATGGATTTTATATTGCTTATCAGTCAAATTATTTGGTCGCAAATCACTCAG GTCAACATTAATTTATATGTTACCTATACTTCCATGCCTTGCGTACTCTGTGTATTTTGGTGCATTTCTTGTCcagtttttgattgaaaagatGGGTATGATGGGTGCTTTGCCACCTCCATATG GATATTTCGTTCCTGACATTGTGTTGGCTGCAGTAGTTGGACTCGTGACCAGTTGGTCTGTAGGCCCTCTGATACCTATTTGCGGTCGCTGGTTAGCCAGGTCATCCATTTTGCAAGTCTTGTTGCATCTTACTGTGCTAGGCTTGGCTCTGTCATCTCAGTTCTTTCCATACAGCACGGCTGCACCTAAGAGAGTTATTTTCCAGCATACATTTCTCACTGAAG ATGCAAATCATGTTGTGGAGTCCAGCTATGATTTTTCTGTTGTGGATTCCAATtcattactttttcttttcaaacacGCACCCGAGGTTGCAAAGGAATTGCACATTAGTTCAGAGTTATCTTTTGAAACTGCAAAATCATCTCACCGTGGGACTTGGATG GGACTTTTTCCTGTTTCTCATTTGTTCACAAGAAGCTTGAAGTTTCCTGCAAGTAGTGATGGTATTCTAAAGCAATACGGGCAGTTCCCTCATCTGTCCTCTTATAAGCCACATACAGTATTTGGCGAGGAATCTCGGAGAATATACTTGGAACTGTTTTTAGG TTCCTTGGAGGAGGTTTGGGTTGCAGTCCTCAATATTACAGGCCCTTTATCTAGTTGGTCATTTGCAGACAATACACTTCCAG CTACTGAGACATCTGATGGAGGTCCGCCATCATACATATGCCGACTTAGTGGAGCTAGTCCTGAGAATTGGTCCTTCTGGTTAGAG GCTAACAGTTCTGAAGAGCTAAGGGTAGAAGTTGCTGTCGTAGATCAGTATATGGTTGATGATGCAAAGAAGCTGAAAGGGCTTTTTCCGGAGTGGGTGGATGTAGTTGCTTATTCTGGCTTTTTGTCGAGTTACATTTTCTAG